The Novosphingobium terrae genome has a window encoding:
- a CDS encoding circularly permuted type 2 ATP-grasp protein has translation MTTTTFSHYDEMIDGQGQVRPAYAGYREWYDAQDPRWMVKQGKQAESFFRRTGITFNVYGEDAGQERLIPFDMVPRIVTANEWKKLSIGIEQRVRAINAFLHDLYHKREIVKAGKFPERLLKGNEAFLPQMVGFTPPGEVYTHIVGIDLVRTGPDEFMVLEDNARTPSGVSYMLENRETMMAMFPELFTKVQVQPVSDYPRALARSLAACAPPAANGHRPTVAVLTPGIYNSAYFEHAFLADQMGAELVEGGDLRVVDGRVCMRTTRGWQAIDVLYRRVDDNFLDPLTFNPSSVLGIPGIMDVYRAGGITIANAPGTGIADDKAIYSFMPEIVEFYTGEKPILKNVPTWRCAEADSLAYVLDHLPELVVKEVHGSGGYGMLIGPTSSKAEIAAFEKKLRARPENYIAQPTLSLSTVPIFTKAGLAPRHVDLRPFVLVSPNGINITPGGLTRVALKKGSLVVNSSQGGGTKDSWVLAE, from the coding sequence ATGACAACAACCACCTTCTCGCATTATGACGAGATGATTGATGGCCAGGGGCAGGTCCGCCCCGCCTATGCCGGCTATCGCGAGTGGTATGATGCGCAAGACCCGCGCTGGATGGTGAAGCAGGGCAAGCAGGCGGAGAGCTTTTTCCGCCGCACCGGCATCACCTTCAACGTCTATGGCGAGGATGCCGGGCAGGAGCGCCTGATCCCCTTCGACATGGTGCCGCGCATCGTCACCGCCAATGAGTGGAAGAAGCTCTCCATCGGCATCGAGCAGCGGGTGCGGGCGATCAACGCCTTCCTGCACGACCTCTATCACAAGCGCGAGATCGTGAAGGCGGGCAAATTCCCCGAGCGGCTGCTGAAAGGGAATGAGGCTTTCCTGCCCCAGATGGTGGGTTTTACGCCGCCCGGAGAGGTTTACACCCATATCGTCGGCATCGATCTGGTCCGCACCGGGCCCGATGAGTTCATGGTGCTGGAGGACAATGCGCGCACGCCTAGCGGCGTCTCCTATATGCTGGAGAACCGCGAGACGATGATGGCGATGTTCCCCGAGCTGTTCACCAAGGTGCAGGTGCAGCCGGTTTCGGATTATCCGCGCGCTTTGGCCCGCAGCCTTGCCGCCTGCGCCCCGCCTGCCGCCAATGGCCATCGCCCCACGGTGGCGGTGCTGACGCCGGGCATCTACAACTCGGCCTATTTCGAGCATGCCTTTCTGGCCGACCAGATGGGTGCGGAGCTGGTCGAGGGCGGGGATTTGCGGGTGGTCGATGGCCGGGTCTGCATGCGCACCACGCGGGGCTGGCAGGCGATCGATGTGCTGTACCGCCGCGTGGACGACAATTTCCTCGATCCGCTGACGTTCAATCCCTCCAGCGTGCTGGGCATTCCCGGCATCATGGATGTCTATCGCGCGGGCGGGATCACCATCGCCAATGCGCCGGGCACGGGCATTGCGGATGACAAGGCGATCTACTCCTTCATGCCCGAGATCGTGGAGTTCTACACCGGCGAGAAGCCGATCCTGAAAAACGTGCCGACATGGCGCTGCGCCGAAGCCGACAGTCTGGCTTACGTGCTGGATCACCTGCCCGAACTGGTGGTGAAGGAGGTGCATGGCAGCGGCGGCTATGGCATGCTGATCGGGCCGACCAGCAGCAAGGCCGAGATTGCCGCCTTCGAAAAGAAACTGCGCGCAAGGCCGGAAAATTACATCGCCCAGCCTACGCTGTCGCTGTCCACCGTACCGATCTTTACCAAGGCGGGGCTGGCGCCGCGCCATGTCGATCTGCGGCCCTTTGTGCTGGTGTCGCCCAATGGGATCAACATCACGCCCGGTGGCCTCACGCGTGTGGCGCTGAAGAAAGGCTCGCTGGTGGTCAATTCCAGTCAGGGCGGGGGCACCAAGGATAGCTGGGTGTTGGCGGAATGA
- a CDS encoding alpha-E domain-containing protein has protein sequence MLSRSAWGLFWMFRYLERAENTARMLDAGFRMALTRGLSAASEEWRSVLITLGLEESFAATGLEHTGHIITNFVLRSPENADSVLAMMENARTNARMVRTAITREVWEATNESWMILKEVLARPVREADLGEALDTIRRQTMLVRGAMEGTMLRNDIYNFAYMGTHIERADNTARILDVKYHVLLPSLAWVGSRLDNAQWEMVLRSVSGERAFRWMNAGALDPKGIAEFLILDGRFPRSLAFCYDKLASNMASLAYGYGEAAPSHELLRQANARLQQTGIAQIFEFGLHEFITQFINTNRQIADAIAADYRFTE, from the coding sequence ATGCTGAGTCGTTCCGCCTGGGGCCTGTTCTGGATGTTCCGCTATCTGGAGCGCGCCGAAAACACCGCGCGCATGCTCGACGCGGGCTTCCGCATGGCGCTGACGCGTGGCCTCTCCGCCGCCAGCGAGGAATGGCGCAGCGTGCTGATCACGCTGGGGCTGGAGGAGTCCTTCGCCGCCACCGGCCTTGAGCACACCGGCCATATCATCACCAATTTCGTGCTGCGCTCGCCCGAGAATGCCGACAGCGTGCTGGCCATGATGGAGAATGCGCGCACCAACGCCCGCATGGTCCGCACCGCCATCACGCGTGAGGTCTGGGAAGCGACCAATGAAAGCTGGATGATCCTGAAAGAGGTGCTGGCCCGCCCGGTGCGCGAGGCCGATCTGGGCGAGGCGCTGGACACCATCCGCCGCCAGACCATGCTGGTGCGCGGCGCGATGGAAGGCACCATGCTGCGCAATGACATCTACAATTTCGCCTATATGGGCACGCATATCGAGCGCGCCGACAACACCGCGCGCATCCTCGATGTGAAATACCATGTGCTGCTGCCGTCGCTGGCATGGGTCGGTTCGCGGCTGGACAATGCCCAGTGGGAGATGGTGCTGCGCTCGGTCTCGGGCGAGCGGGCCTTTCGCTGGATGAATGCGGGCGCGCTGGACCCCAAGGGCATCGCGGAATTCCTGATCCTTGACGGGCGGTTCCCGCGTTCGCTGGCCTTCTGTTATGACAAGCTGGCCAGCAATATGGCCAGCCTGGCCTATGGCTATGGCGAGGCGGCGCCCTCGCATGAATTGCTCCGTCAGGCGAATGCCCGATTGCAACAGACCGGCATCGCGCAGATCTTCGAATTCGGTCTGCACGAATTCATCACCCAGTTCATCAACACCAACCGCCAGATCGCCGACGCCATCGCCGCCGATTATCGCTTCACCGAATAG
- a CDS encoding transglutaminase family protein codes for MRIAISHTTRYRFDAPARYGVQRLRLRPRQCAVQDVLEWQMAVDGAVIEAAYDDHNGNATTLISFGNDVEEVAITTSALVEVRDTAGMVGPHAGFMPLWLFTNQTPLTKPGPKLKALARDFPLEDANALDTLHALSRAVGEAVTYEKGVTDATTTAEQALELGKGVCQDHAHVFIGAARLLGVPARYVSGYLLMDTGTAQDAGHAWAEAHIPGLGWVGFDPSNEICPDSRYVRVALGADYAEAAPVTSLVPGGGNAGLSVALDVAQQLMAQ; via the coding sequence ATGCGCATCGCCATCAGCCATACCACGCGCTATCGCTTCGATGCTCCGGCGCGTTACGGGGTGCAGCGGCTGCGGCTGCGCCCGCGCCAATGCGCGGTGCAGGATGTGCTGGAATGGCAGATGGCCGTGGATGGCGCGGTGATCGAGGCGGCCTATGACGATCACAACGGCAATGCCACCACGCTGATTTCCTTCGGCAATGATGTGGAAGAGGTGGCGATCACCACCAGCGCTCTGGTCGAGGTGCGCGATACGGCGGGGATGGTCGGCCCGCATGCCGGTTTCATGCCGCTGTGGCTCTTCACCAATCAGACGCCTCTGACCAAGCCCGGCCCCAAACTGAAGGCGCTGGCCCGCGACTTCCCGCTGGAAGATGCCAATGCGCTCGATACGCTGCACGCCCTGTCGCGCGCGGTGGGCGAGGCGGTGACCTATGAAAAGGGCGTCACCGATGCCACCACCACCGCCGAACAGGCGCTGGAGCTGGGCAAGGGCGTCTGTCAGGATCATGCCCATGTCTTCATCGGCGCGGCGCGGCTGCTGGGCGTGCCCGCGCGCTATGTCTCGGGCTATCTGCTGATGGACACCGGCACCGCGCAGGACGCCGGCCACGCCTGGGCCGAGGCGCATATTCCCGGCCTCGGCTGGGTGGGCTTTGATCCCTCCAACGAGATCTGCCCGGACAGCCGCTATGTCCGCGTCGCCCTTGGCGCCGATTATGCCGAGGCCGCGCCGGTCACCAGCCTTGTCCCGGGGGGAGGCAATGCGGGGCTTTCAGTGGCGCTGGATGTGGCGCAACAATTGATGGCCCAATAA
- a CDS encoding peptidase, whose product MTYCVGMMLEAGLVLMSDTRTNSGVDNISTFRKMHSWSVPGERMVALMTSGNLATTQAVVARLEERNKARADRKNDLLQLPTMFAMAEHVGKLLRETIADRDADNGPEASGQFGATLILAGQIKGMGMHLYLIYPEGNFIEASFDTPFFQIGETKYGRPIILRGYDRTMSFEDAVKLMMVSFDSTLKANLSVGMPLDLLVVAKDKFEPLHEVRITDSDPWYRSLSAGWGEALRAALDGLPDYPFHAR is encoded by the coding sequence ATGACCTATTGTGTTGGCATGATGCTGGAGGCCGGGCTCGTGCTGATGAGCGACACCCGGACCAATTCGGGCGTCGACAACATCTCCACCTTCCGCAAGATGCACAGCTGGTCCGTGCCCGGCGAGCGCATGGTCGCGCTGATGACCAGCGGCAATCTGGCCACCACGCAAGCCGTCGTCGCCCGCCTCGAAGAGCGCAACAAGGCCCGCGCCGACCGCAAGAACGACCTGCTCCAGCTGCCCACCATGTTCGCCATGGCCGAGCATGTCGGCAAGCTGCTGCGCGAGACCATTGCCGACCGCGACGCCGACAATGGCCCCGAAGCCTCGGGCCAGTTCGGCGCCACACTGATCCTTGCCGGGCAGATCAAGGGCATGGGGATGCACCTCTACCTGATCTATCCCGAGGGCAATTTCATCGAGGCCAGCTTCGACACGCCCTTCTTCCAGATCGGCGAGACCAAATACGGCCGCCCTATCATCCTGCGCGGCTATGACCGCACGATGAGCTTCGAGGATGCGGTGAAGCTGATGATGGTGAGCTTCGATTCGACGCTGAAGGCGAATCTGTCGGTCGGCATGCCGCTGGACCTGCTGGTGGTGGCGAAAGACAAGTTCGAGCCGCTGCATGAGGTGCGGATTACGGACTCCGATCCATGGTATCGCAGCTTGAGCGCCGGATGGGGCGAGGCGCTGCGGGCGGCTCTGGACGGGCTGCCGGATTATCCATTTCACGCGAGGTAA
- a CDS encoding extensin family protein codes for MSALALAACSSAPQAPQTPRRTVNNWSPAPAYNSCLADLGAKQATFTPLPDQYFGAGCSTIQTVKLLSVRGDYSALGITNLGPVTCHLADAFAGWARYGVDRAARQILGSQLVRIETMGSYNCRNVAGSDHRSGHATASAIDVSAFVLADGRKVSVLGQWNAGTPEEREFLRVIHTSACRRFGMVLGPDYNTAHRNHFHLEAVDSKFCR; via the coding sequence TTGTCCGCGCTGGCTCTGGCCGCCTGTTCTTCCGCCCCACAGGCGCCGCAGACGCCCCGACGCACCGTCAACAACTGGTCGCCCGCGCCCGCCTATAACAGCTGCCTGGCCGACCTGGGCGCCAAGCAGGCTACCTTCACGCCCCTGCCCGACCAGTATTTCGGCGCAGGCTGCTCCACCATCCAGACGGTCAAGCTGCTCTCCGTGCGCGGCGACTACTCCGCGCTGGGCATCACCAACCTCGGCCCCGTCACCTGCCATCTGGCCGACGCCTTCGCCGGCTGGGCCCGCTATGGCGTGGACCGCGCCGCGCGCCAGATCCTCGGCAGCCAGTTGGTGCGAATTGAGACCATGGGCAGCTACAATTGCCGTAACGTGGCAGGCAGCGATCATCGCTCCGGCCACGCGACAGCTAGCGCCATCGACGTGTCCGCCTTCGTGCTGGCCGATGGGCGGAAGGTGTCTGTGTTGGGCCAGTGGAACGCGGGGACGCCCGAGGAGCGCGAGTTCCTGCGCGTGATCCACACCAGTGCGTGTCGGCGATTCGGGATGGTGTTGGGGCCGGATTACAACACCGCTCACCGCAATCACTTCCATCTGGAGGCGGTGGATTCGAAGTTTTGCCGGTAA
- a CDS encoding phosphoserine transaminase, translated as MTVTIPATKPARPFFSSGPCAKPPVYDLTKLATESLGRSHRAKIGKNRLAYCIDLMRELLGLPDTHRIGIVPGSDTGAFEMAMWTMLGAREVTALAWESFGEGWVTDAVKQLKLDATVMRADYGQLPDLDKVDWSNDVLFTWNGTTSGVRVPDAEWIPADREGLSFADATSAVFAYDIDWTKIDVATFSWQKVLGGEGGHGVLILGPRAVERLENFTPDRPLPKVFRLVSKGKLAEGIFKGETINTPSMLAVEDAIFALEWAKSIGGLEGLQARSNANAEALNKIVAERDWLGHLAVDKGTRSKTSVCLTVEGADADFIKKFAAILEKEDAAYDIAGYRDAPAGLRIWCGATVNVEDIEALGPWLDYAYASVKATVAA; from the coding sequence ATGACTGTTACTATTCCGGCTACCAAACCCGCTCGTCCTTTTTTCTCGTCGGGTCCCTGCGCCAAACCCCCCGTTTATGATCTGACCAAGCTGGCGACCGAGTCGCTGGGCCGTTCGCATCGCGCGAAGATCGGCAAGAACCGCCTCGCTTACTGCATCGACCTGATGCGCGAGCTGCTGGGTCTGCCTGACACCCATCGTATCGGCATCGTCCCCGGCTCGGACACCGGCGCCTTCGAAATGGCCATGTGGACCATGCTGGGCGCCCGCGAAGTCACTGCTCTGGCCTGGGAAAGCTTCGGCGAAGGCTGGGTGACGGATGCCGTCAAGCAGCTCAAGCTCGACGCCACGGTGATGCGCGCCGATTACGGCCAGCTTCCCGATCTGGACAAGGTCGACTGGTCGAACGATGTGCTCTTCACCTGGAACGGCACCACCAGCGGCGTGCGCGTGCCCGACGCCGAGTGGATCCCCGCCGACCGTGAAGGCCTGAGCTTCGCCGACGCCACCAGCGCTGTTTTCGCCTACGACATCGACTGGACCAAGATCGACGTCGCCACCTTCTCCTGGCAGAAGGTGCTGGGCGGTGAGGGCGGCCATGGCGTGCTGATCCTGGGCCCCCGCGCTGTCGAGCGTCTGGAAAACTTCACCCCCGACCGTCCGCTGCCCAAGGTGTTCCGCCTTGTGTCGAAGGGCAAGCTGGCCGAGGGCATCTTCAAGGGCGAGACCATCAACACGCCCTCGATGCTGGCCGTGGAAGACGCGATCTTCGCGCTGGAATGGGCCAAGTCGATCGGTGGTCTGGAAGGCCTGCAGGCGCGCAGCAATGCCAACGCCGAGGCGCTCAACAAGATCGTCGCCGAGCGCGACTGGCTGGGCCATCTGGCGGTCGACAAGGGCACCCGCTCGAAGACCTCGGTGTGCCTGACCGTCGAGGGCGCCGATGCCGACTTCATCAAGAAGTTCGCCGCCATCCTCGAAAAGGAAGACGCCGCTTACGACATCGCGGGCTATCGCGATGCTCCGGCGGGCCTGCGCATCTGGTGCGGCGCCACCGTCAACGTCGAGGACATCGAGGCGCTGGGCCCCTGGCTCGACTATGCCTATGCCTCGGTCAAGGCGACCGTCGCAGCCTGA
- the serA gene encoding phosphoglycerate dehydrogenase, which produces MTKPRVLISDKMDPNAARIFEELGCDVDVITGETPEQLIARIGDYDGLAIRSSTKVTKEILDAATNLKVIGRAGIGVDNVDIPYASAKGVVVMNTPFGNSITTAEHAIAMIFALARQIPEANEQTQQGLWPKNGFMGVEVTGKTLGLIGAGNIGSIVASRALGLKMKVVAFDPFLTPERAVEIGVEKADLDTLLARADFITLHTPLTADTKNILSAENLAKTKKGVRIVNCARGGLIDEAALKAGLDSGHIAGAALDVFQTEPAKDSPLFGTKNFICTPHLGASTTEAQVNVALQVAEQLGEYLTTGGVTNALNMPSLSAEEAPRLKPYMALAERLGSLVGQLTTSAVARISIHTEGAAADLNAKPIVAAVLAGFLRVQSATVNMVNAPFLAKERGLEVREVKTEKTGDYHTLIRVSVKTEAGERSVAGTLFSNAEPRLVELFGIKVEAELTGDMMYIVNEDAPGFIGRIGTLLGENGINIGTFNLGRREAGGEAVLLLSVDSPVAEGVLDAAGKLPGVKRAKGLAF; this is translated from the coding sequence ATGACCAAGCCCCGCGTTCTTATTTCCGACAAGATGGACCCCAACGCCGCCCGCATTTTCGAAGAGCTGGGCTGCGACGTCGATGTCATCACCGGGGAAACCCCCGAGCAGCTGATCGCCCGCATCGGCGACTATGATGGCCTGGCCATCCGCAGCTCGACCAAGGTGACGAAGGAAATCCTCGACGCCGCCACCAATCTGAAGGTGATCGGCCGCGCTGGCATCGGCGTTGATAACGTGGACATCCCCTACGCCAGCGCCAAGGGCGTTGTCGTGATGAACACGCCTTTCGGTAACTCGATCACCACCGCCGAGCACGCCATCGCGATGATCTTCGCTCTGGCCCGCCAGATCCCCGAAGCCAATGAGCAGACCCAGCAGGGCCTGTGGCCGAAGAACGGCTTCATGGGCGTGGAAGTCACCGGCAAGACGCTGGGCCTGATCGGCGCCGGCAACATTGGCAGCATCGTCGCCAGCCGCGCGCTGGGCCTGAAGATGAAGGTCGTGGCCTTCGATCCCTTCCTGACGCCCGAGCGCGCCGTGGAAATCGGCGTCGAAAAGGCCGACCTCGACACACTGCTGGCCCGTGCCGACTTCATCACGCTGCACACGCCGCTGACCGCCGACACCAAGAACATCCTCTCGGCCGAAAATCTGGCCAAGACCAAGAAGGGTGTCCGCATCGTCAACTGCGCTCGTGGCGGCCTGATCGACGAAGCCGCGCTGAAGGCTGGCCTCGATTCGGGCCACATCGCCGGCGCCGCCCTCGACGTGTTCCAGACCGAGCCCGCCAAGGACTCGCCGCTGTTCGGCACGAAGAACTTCATCTGCACCCCGCACCTGGGCGCTTCGACCACCGAAGCCCAGGTCAACGTGGCCCTGCAGGTTGCCGAGCAGCTGGGTGAATACCTCACCACCGGCGGCGTCACCAACGCGCTCAACATGCCCTCGCTGTCGGCTGAGGAAGCCCCGCGCCTCAAGCCCTATATGGCTCTGGCCGAGCGCCTCGGTTCGCTGGTCGGCCAGCTGACCACCAGCGCTGTTGCCCGCATCTCGATCCACACCGAGGGCGCCGCCGCAGACCTGAACGCCAAGCCCATCGTGGCCGCCGTTCTGGCCGGTTTCCTGCGCGTGCAGTCGGCCACGGTGAACATGGTCAACGCCCCCTTCCTGGCCAAGGAGCGCGGCCTTGAAGTGCGCGAAGTGAAGACCGAAAAGACCGGCGACTACCACACGCTGATCCGCGTCTCGGTGAAGACCGAAGCCGGTGAGCGCTCGGTGGCCGGTACGCTGTTCAGCAACGCCGAGCCGCGTCTGGTCGAACTCTTCGGCATCAAGGTCGAGGCCGAACTGACCGGCGACATGATGTACATCGTCAACGAGGACGCCCCCGGCTTCATCGGTCGCATCGGCACCCTGCTGGGCGAAAACGGCATCAACATCGGCACCTTCAACCTTGGCCGCCGCGAGGCCGGTGGCGAGGCCGTGCTGCTGCTGTCCGTGGATAGCCCGGTGGCTGAAGGCGTGCTGGACGCGGCGGGCAAGCTGCCCGGCGTGAAGCGCGCGAAGGGGCTGGCGTTCTGA
- a CDS encoding ATP phosphoribosyltransferase regulatory subunit: MNDTTRDLLPEGLEDRLPQATAAATRITRAIMDVMDAHGYDRVQPPSIEFEQSLASRMAGIQSRRMFRFVDPASLRMMALRSDVTPQVGRIAATRMAAQARPLRLCYNGQVLTIKGDGLDPVRERLQLGAELIGSDSVAAAAEVVAVAVEALAAAGAQGISVDFTMPDLIDDLATGPLPLSPEARDAVRTALDSKDAGALAAAGGQAYLPLLYATGPLDSAIERLSALDVGGVLDERIAALRLIAARVGDAARLTLDPTERHGFEYQSWFGFTIFADGLRGYVGRGGTYRILGPAGAAPEPATGFSLYPDPLIAALAAQEAPRPLLFLPLGHDAAVAAALRAEWRTVAALSDSDDAAALGCTHRLVDGAVQEV, from the coding sequence ATGAACGACACGACCCGAGATCTGCTGCCCGAGGGGCTTGAGGACCGCCTGCCGCAAGCCACGGCGGCTGCCACGCGCATCACCCGCGCCATCATGGATGTGATGGACGCGCATGGGTATGACCGCGTCCAGCCCCCCAGCATCGAGTTCGAGCAGTCGCTGGCCAGCCGCATGGCGGGCATTCAGTCGCGCCGCATGTTCCGCTTTGTCGATCCGGCCAGCCTGCGGATGATGGCGCTGCGCAGCGACGTGACCCCTCAGGTGGGCCGCATCGCCGCCACGCGCATGGCCGCTCAGGCCCGCCCGCTGCGCCTATGCTACAACGGTCAGGTCCTGACCATCAAAGGCGATGGCCTCGATCCCGTGCGCGAACGCCTGCAGCTCGGCGCCGAGCTGATCGGCAGCGACAGCGTCGCCGCCGCCGCCGAAGTGGTGGCCGTGGCGGTCGAGGCGCTTGCGGCGGCTGGCGCTCAGGGCATTTCGGTCGATTTCACCATGCCCGACCTGATCGATGATCTGGCCACCGGCCCGCTGCCCCTCTCGCCGGAAGCCCGCGATGCCGTGCGCACCGCGCTGGACTCCAAGGATGCTGGCGCTCTGGCGGCGGCTGGCGGTCAGGCCTATCTGCCGCTGCTCTACGCAACCGGGCCTTTGGACAGCGCCATCGAGCGCCTTTCCGCACTGGATGTCGGCGGCGTGCTGGACGAGCGCATCGCCGCGCTGCGCCTCATCGCCGCCCGCGTGGGCGACGCCGCCCGCCTGACCCTCGACCCCACCGAACGCCATGGCTTCGAATACCAGAGCTGGTTCGGCTTCACGATCTTCGCCGATGGGCTGCGCGGCTATGTTGGTCGCGGCGGCACCTATCGCATTCTCGGCCCCGCTGGCGCCGCGCCGGAGCCCGCGACGGGCTTCTCGCTCTATCCCGACCCGCTGATCGCCGCTCTGGCCGCGCAGGAAGCGCCGCGCCCGTTGCTGTTCCTGCCCTTGGGGCATGACGCTGCCGTGGCGGCTGCCCTGCGTGCCGAGTGGCGCACCGTGGCGGCGTTGAGCGACAGTGATGATGCGGCTGCTTTGGGTTGCACCCACCGTTTGGTGGATGGGGCGGTTCAGGAAGTCTGA
- a CDS encoding alpha/beta hydrolase yields MRKAAVPMAAALAAALILPWAAGAQMLGPGMLARGLMRNRQAMGNMAPPAPPHQTLAYGNGQSYDFYPPLHPAGPAPLVLFVHGGAWSRGSKDTATGPWKAPHYTAEGYAFASMDYRLVPKARVEDQASDVAHALKAILRDADRLGVDRQRIVLMGHSAGAQLVALVGTDESYLKAEGLSFADLAGVIPIDGAAYDIPKQMETSGAYMGARYDEAFGTDPARQRALSATLHAEAPNAPRFLLLHVQRPDGVAQAKELAEALRSAGTAVEIQGFPGTGLMGHLAINQRLGDPTYEVTPVVDEWLKQVFGK; encoded by the coding sequence ATGCGCAAAGCCGCCGTGCCGATGGCCGCCGCTCTGGCTGCGGCGCTGATCCTGCCATGGGCTGCGGGTGCGCAGATGCTCGGCCCCGGCATGCTGGCGCGCGGGCTGATGCGCAACCGTCAGGCGATGGGCAACATGGCGCCGCCAGCCCCGCCACATCAGACGCTGGCCTATGGCAATGGCCAATCCTACGATTTCTACCCGCCACTGCATCCAGCCGGTCCTGCGCCGCTGGTGCTTTTCGTTCATGGTGGCGCATGGAGTCGCGGCAGCAAGGACACGGCCACCGGGCCATGGAAAGCCCCGCATTACACCGCAGAGGGCTATGCCTTTGCCTCGATGGATTACCGGCTCGTTCCCAAGGCGCGCGTGGAAGATCAGGCCAGCGATGTCGCCCACGCCCTGAAAGCCATCCTGCGCGATGCCGACCGCCTCGGTGTGGACCGCCAGCGTATCGTGCTGATGGGCCACAGCGCGGGGGCTCAACTGGTGGCGCTGGTGGGCACCGACGAGAGCTATCTCAAGGCCGAGGGCCTGTCCTTCGCCGATCTGGCCGGGGTCATCCCCATTGACGGCGCCGCCTATGACATCCCCAAGCAGATGGAGACCTCCGGCGCCTATATGGGCGCGCGCTACGATGAGGCTTTCGGCACCGACCCGGCACGGCAGAGGGCCCTATCGGCCACCTTGCATGCCGAGGCGCCCAACGCGCCGCGTTTCCTGCTGTTGCATGTGCAGCGGCCCGATGGGGTGGCTCAGGCGAAGGAGTTGGCAGAAGCCTTGCGTTCGGCGGGCACGGCGGTGGAAATCCAGGGCTTCCCCGGCACCGGACTGATGGGCCATCTGGCGATCAATCAGCGGTTGGGCGATCCGACTTATGAGGTCACGCCTGTCGTGGATGAATGGTTGAAGCAGGTTTTCGGGAAGTAG
- a CDS encoding adenylosuccinate synthase, with protein sequence MANVTVIGAQWGDEGKGKIVDWLAARADAVVRFQGGHNAGHTLVVGEKVYKLSLLPSGIVTGTLSIIGNGVVLDPWHLKAEIEKLEGQGVVINTENFAIAENCPLILSVHRELDVMREAAAGSGKIGTTGRGIGPAYEDKVGRRAIRVCDLAHLDALEAQLDRLCAHHDALRAGFGQPAVDREALLNELREIAPSVLQYAQPVWKRLNSVKKAGARILFEGAQGVLLDVDHGTYPFVTSSNTVSGTAASGSGLGPSATGFVLGIVKAYTTRVGSGPFPTELEDETGQRLGERGHEFGTVTGRKRRCGWFDAVLVRQSCAISGVTGIALTKVDVLDGLEKVKICTGYRLNGKVLDYFPAHAADQANVEPIYEEMDGWQGTTAGARSWADLPAQAIKYIQRVQELIETPVALVSTSPEREDTILVRDPFAD encoded by the coding sequence ATGGCAAATGTGACCGTGATCGGCGCCCAGTGGGGCGATGAGGGCAAGGGCAAGATCGTCGACTGGCTGGCCGCGCGTGCGGATGCCGTCGTGCGTTTTCAGGGCGGCCACAACGCCGGCCACACGCTGGTGGTGGGCGAGAAGGTCTACAAGCTCTCGCTCCTGCCTTCGGGCATCGTGACGGGCACGCTCTCGATCATCGGCAATGGCGTGGTGCTCGATCCGTGGCACCTGAAGGCCGAGATCGAGAAGCTGGAAGGCCAGGGCGTTGTCATCAACACCGAGAACTTCGCGATTGCCGAGAACTGCCCGCTGATCCTCTCGGTCCACCGTGAGCTGGACGTGATGCGTGAGGCCGCTGCCGGTTCGGGCAAGATCGGCACCACCGGTCGCGGCATTGGCCCGGCCTATGAGGACAAGGTTGGCCGCCGCGCGATCCGCGTGTGCGATCTGGCCCATCTCGATGCGCTGGAAGCCCAGCTGGACCGTCTGTGCGCGCATCATGACGCGCTGCGCGCCGGTTTCGGCCAGCCTGCGGTCGATCGCGAGGCGCTGCTGAATGAGCTGCGCGAGATTGCGCCTTCAGTGCTGCAATATGCCCAGCCGGTGTGGAAGCGCCTGAATTCGGTGAAGAAAGCCGGCGCCCGCATTCTGTTCGAGGGCGCGCAGGGTGTGCTGCTCGATGTCGATCACGGCACCTATCCGTTTGTGACGTCCTCGAACACAGTTTCGGGCACGGCGGCATCGGGTTCGGGCCTTGGCCCCAGCGCGACCGGCTTTGTGCTGGGCATCGTGAAGGCCTACACCACCCGCGTGGGTTCGGGTCCGTTCCCCACCGAACTGGAGGACGAAACCGGCCAGCGTCTGGGCGAGCGTGGCCATGAATTCGGCACCGTCACGGGCCGCAAGCGCCGCTGCGGCTGGTTCGATGCCGTGCTGGTGCGCCAGTCTTGCGCCATTTCGGGCGTGACCGGCATTGCGCTGACCAAGGTGGACGTGCTCGACGGGCTGGAGAAGGTGAAGATCTGCACCGGCTATCGCCTGAACGGCAAGGTGCTGGATTACTTCCCCGCCCATGCCGCCGATCAGGCCAATGTCGAGCCGATCTATGAAGAGATGGACGGCTGGCAGGGCACCACCGCCGGTGCGCGTTCTTGGGCCGATCTGCCTGCGCAGGCGATCAAGTACATCCAGCGCGTGCAGGAGCTGATCGAGACGCCGGTGGCGCTGGTCTCCACCAGCCCCGAGCGTGAGGACACGATTCTGGTCCGCGATCCCTTCGCCGACTGA